In a genomic window of Cyanobacteriota bacterium:
- the rsmH gene encoding 16S rRNA (cytosine(1402)-N(4))-methyltransferase RsmH, translating to MENSQSNSAEFHHVSVLAAEVVAALNVRAGGHYLDATAGGGGHSALILSAAPNVRVTAIDQDPTALAAARDRLHTFGDQVQFWQGNFRDYDPGPVRFDGILADLGVSSAQLDTPERGFSLRLTGNLDMRMNPNQALSAAEIVNQWDETELATILFTYGEERLSRRIARRIVDQRPFHTTTELAEAIARCVPASYRYGNIHPATRTFQALRIVVNQELDALEVLLRQAPHWLAPHGRLAIISFHSLEDRLVKHSLRGSRWLRVLTKKPIVPTELEIRANARSRSAKLRVAERLPEPDSD from the coding sequence ATGGAGAATTCCCAGTCTAACTCCGCAGAGTTTCACCATGTTTCTGTGCTAGCAGCGGAGGTAGTGGCGGCACTGAATGTTCGTGCTGGTGGCCATTATTTAGATGCTACCGCTGGTGGTGGTGGCCATAGTGCCTTGATTCTATCAGCAGCCCCTAATGTCCGGGTTACGGCGATCGATCAAGATCCGACTGCGCTAGCAGCAGCCCGCGATCGGCTCCATACCTTTGGCGATCAGGTGCAGTTTTGGCAAGGTAATTTTAGGGACTACGACCCAGGCCCGGTGCGATTTGATGGCATTCTGGCAGATTTAGGGGTGAGTTCTGCTCAGTTGGATACTCCAGAGCGAGGATTCAGTCTGCGGTTGACGGGTAATTTGGATATGCGCATGAACCCAAACCAGGCTCTCAGTGCTGCTGAAATTGTCAACCAGTGGGATGAAACAGAACTGGCAACAATTCTGTTTACCTATGGCGAGGAGCGGCTCTCGCGCCGCATTGCCCGTCGTATTGTTGACCAGCGCCCCTTCCACACTACAACTGAACTAGCAGAGGCCATTGCCCGTTGTGTACCTGCCAGTTACCGCTATGGCAACATTCACCCTGCAACCCGCACCTTTCAGGCCTTGCGTATTGTGGTCAATCAAGAACTCGATGCCCTAGAGGTGTTGCTGCGCCAAGCACCCCACTGGCTAGCACCTCACGGCAGATTGGCGATCATTAGCTTTCATAGTCTTGAAGACCGGTTGGTAAAGCATAGTCTGCGAGGATCACGCTGGTTACGGGTGTTGACTAAGAAACCGATCGTCCCTACCGAACTAGAAATTCGTGCCAATGCCCGATCGCGCTCTGCTAAATTGCGAGTTGCAGAGCGTTTACCAGAGCCAGACAGTGACTAG